CCGCTGCCGCCGCGTTTTGTGGCCCGGCTTGCCGTCTTCACCGATCTGTTCACACGCCCCACTTGGCTGAATGTTCTGACGCTGCTCGCCGGCGTTATCCTGGCGCCCGGCCGGCGCACTGTCACGGCGGCGCTGCGCATCTTAGGGCGGGAGCGCGATCGCGATTTCTGTACTTTCCATCGCGTCCTCAACCGAGTGGCGTGGTCGTCGCGGGCCGCGGCAGGCCACCTGCTGCTCCTGCTGATCAAGGTCTTCGTGCCGGCCGGCGAGGCGGTGGTGATCGGGCTCGATGACACCATTGAGCGGCGCTGGGGGCCCAAGATCAGCGCCCGCGGCATCTATCGCGATCCGGTGCGCTCCTCCAAGGGGCACTTCGTCAAAGCCAGCGGCCTGCGCTGGCTTTCTGCCATGTTGCTGGTGCGCGTGCCGTGGGCCGATCGCGTCATGGCGCTGCCTTTCCTCACGCTGCTCGCCCCCTCCAAACGCTTCTATGACGGCAAATCGCGCTCGCCCAAGACGCTGCTCGATTGGGCCCGCCAGGCCGCCCGGCAAATCCGCCGCTGGTTGCCCGATCGATATATCGTACTGGTCGCCGACAGCGCCTTTGCGGCCATCGAATTCCTTGCCGCAGTCCGCAAGCACGTCTGCGTCGTCACCCGCCTGCGCCTCGATGCCAACCTGTTCGAATTTCCCCGACCAAAGCGCAAAGCTCGTGGCCGCCCTCCAATTCGAGGCAAGCCCCACAAAAAACTCTCTGCCATCCTCAAGGATCGCAACGTGTCCTGGACGCGTTATCGGGTCAGTCTCTGGTACGGCCGAACCAATCGCACCGTCGAGATCGCAACCGGCACTGCGCTGTGGTATCGCGGCGGTGTTCCGCCGGTGCCGATCCGCTGGCTGCTCGTCCGCGACCCAACCGGCGAACTCGACCCACAGGCTTTCCTGGCGACCGATCTCAACGCTCATCCCCGCGACATCCTCGCTTGGTTCGTCAGTCGCTGGCAGGTCGAAGTCACCTTCGAGGAAGTTCGCGCTCACCTCGGTGTCGAGACCCAGCGCCAGTGGTCGGACAAAGCCATTCTGCGCTCCACCCCGATTTTGCTCGGCCTCTACTCCATCATCACTCTATGGACCCACGACCTCGCCAAGGCACGAAAGCTGAAGCCCAGAACCGCAGCTTGGTATCCAAAAGCCACCCTGACCTTTAGCGATGCGATCGCCGCCGTTCGACGCCAAATATGGGCTCATCAGATTTCTTTCATGTCCCGGCCGCGCCGTGACAGCATAGAAATTCCGCGCCATATCTGGCACCGGATGGAGAACGCGCTCGCCTACGCCGCATAAATCGGCCAAAGTCGAGCTCAGGAGGCGACATCTATCTGCGACCGACGTCTCAAGGATGCCTGCAAAGCAATCGACCTTACTAGAAATGCTTCGAAACTCTAAAGTGCTGAGGTTCGACACGATGACCAGCAAAACGGTAAAGGGGACCGCGAAACGCGCCGAAGCGCGCAAGCGCAAGTTTTACGAAATGGGCCACAATTACCGTAGACCTGGAGCGCCGGGCTTTTACCTGGATGAGAGGAGCGTCATTCCAGTTGGGCTAGAGCGTCTGGCTGATCTTATCGAGCCGCCGTGTTTCGTGTTTGATAAGTCGGTAGGGAGCCGGCCTGGAGATCTGGAACAGTACTACGAGTTTTGGCTGATCTCCGACCGAACAAAAGTCGTGTTCGAGTCGATCGATCCGAAGGGGTTTTCCTTTGTTCGTTGCCCTGTGCGAGTGCCAAGGGGTGTTTGGGACGGACCGGGCTATTGGCTCTGCGAAGTTCTTCGTGTTCTTGACGCATTGGACGAATCGCGATCGCGTTTGAAGATCGGCATCCGCGACGATCCCCGCTATCGAGACTTCGGCAGAAAGTTCTACGAGTTCTTCGGGGGAGCTAAGCTCGTCTTCAAGGAAGAACTGGTCGACGACGTACACGCGTTCCGTATGGCGCACAACGAAAGTTGCATCATATGCGATCAGGAAATGAAGGACGCCTGCAAGCTAGCTGGCCTTAAGGGGATATTGTTCGACGACGTTTCGAATCTCCCGTAGCCCTTGCAAGGATTTGGAGGCGGACTGTTGCCGCCGATTGCGGCCGGCTTCGATAATGTCCTCAGGCTCGACATACCTTTGCACGATATGAGCTAAAGTCGGTCTGCACCACATCGCCCGGCGCTGCGATCGATTTTCTTTGCTGTCCCGCCCCTCACATAATGCAAGCGGTCGCGCGTCGCTTTGCGACGGCCGAGATGTGTTATCAGCCAAGCTTTCGAAGGACAGGGCAATCTATGAATAGTTCCGCGAACGAGAAGCGCAAACGAAAAGCAAAGGCGCGAAAGTTCTACATAATCGGTCCCGATGCTCGTATCGGCGGCAAGGGCGGGTGGGAAATGGAAAATCTCCCGGCGCTCTTGATGGGGCGTCGTGTGCTCGTTCCTCCCCCAGGGCAACGAGGATTTCCCGATTTTTCCGAACCGCCGAGACTCGTGTTTGACAAGTCTCTTGGAAGGAATCCTCGCGATCTCGAGCAGTTTCACGATTATTGGCTTGTTTCGGATCGGATGAAAGGCGTTCTCGAGCAATTGGACCCCGAAGCCTTCGGATTCGTGAAATGTGTGTCTCAAAACAGGGATAGAAGCGTCGGGCCCGCGTACTGGCTTTGCGACGTCCTTCGCATTCTTGACGCTGTCGATGAGGAAAAGTCACGCGTGAGGATCGAGTACGATCCCCCGGATCATCGCAAAAGATACAGCTTGCTCGGAGGAGCCAATCTCTTCTTCAGAGAAGAGGCCGTAGGCCCGGCCCACATTTTTAGACTCCAGTTCTTGTTCCCCAGAGTCATCTGTGACGATCTCGTGAGGGACGCGTGCAAAGAAGCAGATCTGAAAGGTATTGGTTTCCACGATGCTGCCAAATATTGACTGTCTGGCTCGACGCGTTCCGGAGGAAGCGCGGAATGTTTAACAATCATCACGTTCTTCCTCAGGCCGACCGGTTTCTGTCCGACCCAGTACTGAAGCTCCTTCAATTCGATATTGACGCCCCCGCAAATCGCATGATCTTGCCGACCCACACGGGGCTAGCCAATGCACTCAATTCCAGCCCACACCCTGGTGGCCACCTTGGAACCTACGGCAAGGGTTTCGATGAGTTTCTAATGGTCCTCCGAGCCGACCCGGCGTTTGGCGCCGCTTGGGCGGGCGATAGAGCCGCTCTTGATAAGCTCTCCGGCGATTTAAACAGCTTTGTCGCCGCAGCCAAATACGCCCTCGCAAACAAGCATCTGTTCGCCAACACGCCAGCAGGGATGACGCGCGAGACGGCAAATGAACAGAATGAGAGATGGTTTACAAATTGGAGGAAGTACGCCGAGGATAATAGGGAACAAATCCAGCGGATGCGGGAGACTGTCGATCAGCTGCACAACTCTGGTCAACACGACGCAGCCTTATGGTGGCCGATTCACTCGCCGACCAACCGTCTCAGCCTTGCGGACAAGATCGATATCTTGAAGCGGTACGGCGAGACCTCTCCTGTCTCGCAACAATTCACTGTCGTTGGGCCTCTTCCTGATCTTCCGGGCTTTGTCCCAACTATTGCAGACACCCGGCTGCCTGGCTTTATTCCCCCCGCCTTCGATGGCCTAAATCAGCCGGAAGGCTTCACCCCAAGCAATCCGCTTCCAACTTACGGATTGCCCGGATTTCCAGTATCCAATCCCGCATTGCAAGGGCTTGGGCCGTTGCCTCCGAGCGTCGCCATGCCGCAAAGTCCCCAGGTTCTGCAATTCAATCAGGAGACCGGGCGGCCTCTGACATTTTCCGATGGATCGCCGGTCTTGGGGCCCGCTCCCACCACCGCGGCCACGACCATTGATCGAGGCGCTCTTGCTGGGACGGTCGCGGCAGGTGCTGGGATGGCGTTACTCGCTGTTCCTGAGCTATGGCCAATGTTGCCGCTGTGGGCGAGGTTGGTCGGGCTTGGGGGCACTGGAATCACAGCGAGCGCTCCTGCCTTCGCAGCCGGCACTCCAAGCAGCGCTGGCACGGCAAGTGGAGGCATCTTCTCCACTGGCACTGCTCCGTACGACGCGTTCAACGCCCGCTCTTCTGCTTCCAACACGAACACCAGCGCCGGCTACAGCCCCGGATCTCCATCCGAGTCGCTGTTGATTGAAAGCAAGCCGCTTCAGCAAGAACCGAATCCCGCCAACACTTTTGCCGATCGCTTCGGAAACTGGACCGAGACGTCGGCGGGCTCGATGCCTGCGCAGGAGTCGGGCTCGCTGGGGGCTCCGGCCCCTGGCGCGGCGAGAGCTGTCGCTCCTGAAGATGTTCGGCGCCTCACGCGCGTGAATTCGTCGAACTCAGCCAACGCGTTCACGTCGGGTACGTCGCCCATCCCGTACTTGCCTTCTTCGGAGTTCAACGACCGTTTCGGCAATTGGAGCGTGCCGCCTGGCGATCCACAGTCGCCGCAAGCAAGCAGGCCAGTTGGTGCCTTCGCGGATGAGCCAGCCTATTCCATCCCGCCGCCGATCTGGGGATTGGAGGATTCCCGCGGCGCACAGAATGATGCCGAAGAATGGTTCTCGCGCTGGATACGGCCGCTTATGCGGCAGGACCGAATGCATTGACGAAGACCACACTGTGCACTCGAACAAATGCGTCTGCGTTCCGATCTTCTTCGGATTATACGCAGTCTCGCTTGACGCGTCGGGCAAATCACCTCTAAAGTGGCATCATCGAAAGAGTTCGCATCAACCCGCGCGGAGAAATCCGCCGCGGGTTTTTTGTTTCGATATCGGAAGCATCCCATTTTCGTAGACGACCAAAACGGCTCGGCGGCGAGCGAGTATCATGGCAACGCGCTGCCATGATGTCCTAGGATGGCCGTTCGACGAAGGAGACGGCCTTGTTGCTATAGGTCCATGTCGCGCCGTCGCGTTTGCTGATCCCGAGAAAGGCGGTCGCCGCACCGGCATATGTCATGGTCATATTGCCGCCCTCGATGCCATAGGCCCACGGGTCGAGGCACAGAAACTCGGTGACCTTGTTGTCGGCTCCCGTCGTGCGGTGGCCGACGATGCCGACATAATGGGCGCCGCCGAGGGAGGCCCGCACCGGCACCTTGTTTTCGAGATTCTTGATTGTCCAATCCACCGCTTTGCCGGGATCCCGGCCCACGCTCACCTGGTCGCGCGCCGTCGGTTCGGCCATTTTCCAGCCCATATAGCGGACGAACACGATCTTGAGGATCGAACCGCACCAATATTCATCGTTCACCGCCTTGAGGAATCCGCCATTGTTCTGGTTCCATGGCAGCTTGCTCTTCTTGTAGTTTTCCATCGTCTCGGCCGTCGAGGTCGTCGACACAACAGGATGGGTGTGCAGCGGCTCATCCACCAGCATTTCATAGACGCGATGGCGGCTGTCCAATTCGTCGCCGGGGTCCTGGTTGCTGTAGAACTTGCGATAGGCGGCGGGCGCCTTGGCCGGCGTAGTGACGGTGTGGAAATAGTGCCAGATCAAATCGGTTTTCCACGAGGGGTCGCGGGTATGGGTGTCGGTCATGGCGACGTTCCATAAGGAATTCGGCCGCGGCGGCTTCGCGGCCACTTCAGGAGTGGCGATCGTAGAGCATTTCAGCTCCCGGTAGTGTGTTCCTGTTCACATTGCGTCTTGTTGGCCTATAAGAGATGGGCTGCCATACCTCTGTGATTTGCTAAGCTATTCTTGTCGGGTCGTGGGAGCACGCAATGTCGAAAGCAATTGCCGTCTTGGGCTCCGCTCTGTTCTTCGTCGTTGCGCCGTTGGTGCTGGCAGGCTTCGTCCCCTGGTGGGTCACGCAGTGGGAATTTCGGCCAGCTTTTCTCGGCGTCGATCTAACCCGCATCCTCGGCGGTATATTGATCGTCGTCGGAGTGCCCGGACTTGTGGATTCATTTGCCCGTTTTGCGCTGGAGGGGCTGGGGACGCCCGCCCCGGTCGCGCCGACACAAAAGCTCGTAGTGACTGGCCTTTATCGCTACGTGCGAAATCCGATCTACATCGCGGTCGTCGCAGTCATTTTTGGTCAGGCCCTCTTGTTTGGTGACTGGCGTCTCCTCTGGTACGGCGCGCTACTCTGGCTGTTTTTTCATGTCTTTGTGGTGATGTACGAAGAACCGACGCTCGAACAAACATTCGGCACGGAGTACGAGAGCTTTCGGACGAATGTGCCGCGCTGGATTCCGCGGTTGACGCCATGGCGAGCCGCATAAAGGAATCGCTGCAAGCGGCGCGATGCCAGGCTGCAACAAACAGTGCGAGACGATCCCGGAGGCAGTCCGGCCGTCTGCGCCTGCGCATTATCACCTCTAAATTGGCATCATCGAAAGAGTTCACATCAACCCGCGCGGAGAAATCCGCCGCGGATTTTTTCGTCTCGATACCAGCTACGCGGCGCTGGGCTCCTTTGGCAGGTGATCTGGGGCCGCACGTCCGCTTTCAATAAGAGAGCAGACCAACGTGCGGCTAAGCCGGGACGGCTGCTTTTGACCCAGGGCTGACTTCGCACCGAGGATGAGCGTCGCAAGCTCGCGATGGACACTTGGCGTGAGGTTGTGACATATTTGTTGCGCAACCGCAAAATGGATCCGCTTAATCATGAACCGCTTGCCGTTTCTTCTTCATTTGGTCTTGTTATATCCGTTGGGCTTCGCGCCAACCCTGCTCTGGAAATCAGTTTGCGATGTTTCCCTGATCGTGCTGGGCGCGACCTATCTTTCGATCTTCATCTCGATCGGCCTCTTGCGCTGGAGGGGGCTGCCACTCAATGCAACCGTTGGCGAGTACAACGAACGAGTGAGGTTTCTGCGCAACGAGGTGACACGAATTTCGACCGATAATGATGGCCCTTCTGGTTGATGACCACATCTACGATGTCTGCTTGTGGCCCTTAAGAGGCAAACTGACATTCTTCAGGGAATGTCGGTTTGGAAAGTTAGAGCGGACATTCGGGCCTGATAGGAAAATCCGAAATCACTTGACACGTCGGGCAAATCACCTCTAAAGTGGCATCATCGAAAGATGTTCGCATCAACCCGCGCGGAAAAATCCGCTGCGGGTTTTTTCGTCTCGATAACAGCTATGCGGCGCCGGGCTTCTTTGGCCGGTGATCTCAGGCCGAACGTCGGCTTTCAATAAAATAAGAGAACAGACCAACGTGCGGCTAAGCCGGGACGGCGCTTTTGATCCGAAGCGGGCATTGCGCATGGCTCGAAATCCCTCGAGCCATGCTATCCCTTGTCTTCGGGCGCAGCGGGCGGGCGGCGTGGATTATCGGGGGCCCAATTGCTTGATTTCGGCGACTTGCTTTTCGCCGGGCAACTTGCCCCCGGCCAGCAGGCTGGTGCAAATCCACCGAGATTCTCTGGGTTGCGCGCCAAGGAAAGCCTTGGTCTCTACGCACTGCGCGTAAGTCTTGTAGTTGAGCGTGTCTGTGCACGTTGGCGAGAAATTGCTACTATCAATCCCCCCGGCAGCAAGGCTACATCCGACCCAGGGGGCGTTGCCGACCCTGAAACTTGTTTCGCAACCACCGTTGCAGCTGCGGGCTTCTCTCTCCAGCTTGGCAAGCCTCCCCAATGTTGTATTCGGCGCGAACGCTGGCGTTTGAGCGGTCGAGGAGCCGGCTGTCCTGCGGGATGTCACCGTGTTTGACGTCCCTTGCCGATGATGGGGCCTTGCCGCCTGCTCCGGTGCATTGACCGTGACACCGGGAAGCGTGCTGGTGGCGGAGCCTTGCGACGATGCCGGGCCACACAGGAAGACAGTTGCGAACATAGCGAGGATCGAGGGCGCGGCAGCACTTGACGACAATTTCATGATAATGCCTTTCCAGGACGGACAGGCCGTCCATTGCAAATGACCACGCGTAATTCGTAGCTTGTATTCTGCAACCTGGCCAGCGGTCAGCTCGCCAAAAAGTTGTGCATGCCAGCGTTGCCGGCGACGGATATGCCCGAGCACGCGCCTGGTGCGGCGCAACAATCGCGTTGGAAGAGCACGGGCACCAGTGCTGTCTTCCGCTCATGGCCCTCAAGAGACGAACTGACACATTTCGGGGAATGTCGGTTTGGAAACGTAGATCGGACATTCGGGCAAAATAGGAAAATCCGAAAAAGCCTTGACGCGTCGGGCAAATCACCTCTAACAGGCTGTTGAAGAAGTCTCTGGCGAAGCGTTTTGGATCGTGATTCCCTAGGATCAGGATTTTGCTGGGGTGGCACGATGCGGGGAAGTGACGAACGGTCTGGCTCGCTGTTCAGTTATGTTGACCTGGAGGCTCGGGTTCGCGTCGACCACCCGCTGCGGGCGATCAGGGATCTGGCAAATGCGGCGCTGGGCGATCTTTCTGGGGAGTTTGGCAAGCTCTACACGGACTTCGGTCGGCCCTCGATCGCACCGGAGAAACTGCTTCGGGCGATGCTCCTACAGGCGTTCTATGGGGTTCGCTCGGAAAGGCATCTGATGGAACGGATGGAGTTCGATCTTCTGTTCCGCTGGTTCGTCGGGCTTGGGGTGGACGATGCGGTTTGGGACCATTCAACCTTCTCGAAGAACCGCGACCGGCTGCTTGAAGGTGAGATTGCGGCCAAGTTCTTGAACGCGCTTTTGGCGCAGCCGAAGGTGAAGCGTCTTTTGTCGAGCGATCACTTCTCGGTGGACGGCACGCTCATTGAAGCCTGGGCTTCGATCAAGAGCTTCCGGAGGAAGGATGGCAGCGACAAAGATCAGGACGGTCCGGGACGCAATGCCGAGCGCAGCTTCCACAAGGAGAAGCGATCCAACGAGACCCATGAGAGCACGACCGATCCTGAGGCCAGGCTCTATAAAAAGGGCGACGGCCAGCCGGCCAAACTCTGCTATATGGGCCATGCGCTGATGGAGAACCGCAATGGTTTGGCGGTTTTAGGTGGAGTGAGCCAAGCTACTGGCACCGCCGAACGAGAGATTGCGCTTGCCATGATCGACAGGCGCGGGTGTGCGAAGCGGGTCACTCTGGGGGCGGACAAAGCCTACGACGTCACGCAGTTCGTGCATGACCTGAGAGATAGATCGGTTACTCCGCATATCGCGATCAATGGACATCTGAGTAAGACCGGCAAGCGGCGCAAGACGGCGGTCGACGCGCGTACCACGCGTCACGACGGCTATGACATCAGCCAACGCTGCCGCAAACGCATCGAAGAAGTCTTCGGCTGGATCAAGAGTTCCGCTGGCCTGGCCAAGGTCAAGCTGCGAGGCCGCGACCGGGTGGATGCCGTCTTCGTCCTGGCGCTTGCGGCCTATAATCTGATCCGGCTGCCCAAGCTTCTGGCGGCACCGGCATGAGCATCCGAGGTAGATGGCGGGTCGTCGAGACACCAGGCTACGACATGGCCGTGGCGGGCGCCTACATCCTGTTCGATGACGACGGCGGCGAGTTCGCCTTCGATTGCCTCACGGGCTGCATTCATGGAGCCTGTGACGGCGATGCCGTCCAGTTCGGCTGGCAGGGAAACGACGAAATGGAGCCAGCCAACGGTGATGGCTAGGCCGAACTGCGGGATGACGGCTCACTCGAAGGTGAAATCTGCCTCCTTAATGGCGACGACATCCCATTTATCGCGCGTCGCTCGAAGACTTCTTCAACAGCCTGCTAAAGTGTCATCATCGAAAGAGTTCGCATCAACCCGCGCGGAGAAATCCGCCGCGGGTTTTTTCATTCCAATGCCCGAGATCGGACGGCGGCGGCGCTTCGCGGCCTCGCCCTCGTTGAAACGCGTTCACTGAGCGCCGATCAGCGCGCCGTCGTCCGAACCAATATTGGCCGTGCACGCGCGAACGTGCCGGCCGCGGCGCGAGCCAGTTGCTTGCGCCGCCGCGGCCCCCAGGGTGGGGATAGGGTTCGCGCCCGAAATGAATCGCGCTTCGTTCGCGATCTGCCGCGCTTTTTGTTTTTTGGGAGCAACCCATGACGGCTTACCTGATCTCGCTCGCACTTGCGGGTCTGCTCGCGGTCGTTCTGCGGGAGACATTTTCATGAGGGAGGATCCGGAGTGCGAGCACGAGGGCGACGCAGTTCGCTCGCTTGTCGCCAAGAGAACTTGCAGGTCGCGAACTCTGACTGAAATTCGGTCCCTGGCGCGTAGCCACACCAAGACCGCCGTCAACGTGCTCGTCGGCATCATGCGCAGCAACGATGCGACACCGGCTGCGCGCGTGTCCGCCGCCAACGCGATTCTCGATCGTGGCTGGGGCAAGGTCGTGCAGGGAGACGAGAGCGTCGAAGACGGGATGTTGCAACTGATACACCGGATCGAGCGCATCATTGTGCTTCCGGAAGAACGCCACACTGGAGATCCCGGTGCGAGCGGTTGAGAACCGGCCTTATCGATGTCCATCCTGAGAATCCCGACAGCCGAGATCTTCGCGCCGCTGCTGAAACCCGCCCGCTACAAGGGCGTTTACGGTGGACGTGGCTCCGGAAAATCTCATTTCTTCGGTGAGCTTCTGGTCGAGACCTGCCAGGCCGAGCGCGGAACGCTCGCGGTCTGCATTCGCGAGGCGCAGCGGACGCTGGCGCAATCCTCCAAGCGGCTGATCGAAGGCAAGATCGCGAGCCTTGGGCTCGGTCACGGCTTCAAGCTTTATAGCGACAAGATCAAGACGCCCGGCGACGGGCTGATCATCTTCCGCGGGCTGCAGGATCACACGGCCGACTCGATCAAATCATTGGAAGGATTCCGCATCGCCTGGATCGACGAGGCGCAAAGCTTGAGCGCGCGCAGCCTGGCGCTGCTGCGGCCGACGATCCGCGCAGCCAACTCCGAGCTGTGGGCGAGCTGGAATCCGCGGCGCAAGAGCGATGCGAT
This region of Bradyrhizobium sp. CCGUVB1N3 genomic DNA includes:
- a CDS encoding transposase, with translation MARLAVFTDLFTRPTWLNVLTLLAGVILAPGRRTVTAALRILGRERDRDFCTFHRVLNRVAWSSRAAAGHLLLLLIKVFVPAGEAVVIGLDDTIERRWGPKISARGIYRDPVRSSKGHFVKASGLRWLSAMLLVRVPWADRVMALPFLTLLAPSKRFYDGKSRSPKTLLDWARQAARQIRRWLPDRYIVLVADSAFAAIEFLAAVRKHVCVVTRLRLDANLFEFPRPKRKARGRPPIRGKPHKKLSAILKDRNVSWTRYRVSLWYGRTNRTVEIATGTALWYRGGVPPVPIRWLLVRDPTGELDPQAFLATDLNAHPRDILAWFVSRWQVEVTFEEVRAHLGVETQRQWSDKAILRSTPILLGLYSIITLWTHDLAKARKLKPRTAAWYPKATLTFSDAIAAVRRQIWAHQISFMSRPRRDSIEIPRHIWHRMENALAYAA
- a CDS encoding imm11 family protein, with product MTSKTVKGTAKRAEARKRKFYEMGHNYRRPGAPGFYLDERSVIPVGLERLADLIEPPCFVFDKSVGSRPGDLEQYYEFWLISDRTKVVFESIDPKGFSFVRCPVRVPRGVWDGPGYWLCEVLRVLDALDESRSRLKIGIRDDPRYRDFGRKFYEFFGGAKLVFKEELVDDVHAFRMAHNESCIICDQEMKDACKLAGLKGILFDDVSNLP
- a CDS encoding imm11 family protein; this encodes MNSSANEKRKRKAKARKFYIIGPDARIGGKGGWEMENLPALLMGRRVLVPPPGQRGFPDFSEPPRLVFDKSLGRNPRDLEQFHDYWLVSDRMKGVLEQLDPEAFGFVKCVSQNRDRSVGPAYWLCDVLRILDAVDEEKSRVRIEYDPPDHRKRYSLLGGANLFFREEAVGPAHIFRLQFLFPRVICDDLVRDACKEADLKGIGFHDAAKY
- a CDS encoding isoprenylcysteine carboxylmethyltransferase family protein, whose protein sequence is MSKAIAVLGSALFFVVAPLVLAGFVPWWVTQWEFRPAFLGVDLTRILGGILIVVGVPGLVDSFARFALEGLGTPAPVAPTQKLVVTGLYRYVRNPIYIAVVAVIFGQALLFGDWRLLWYGALLWLFFHVFVVMYEEPTLEQTFGTEYESFRTNVPRWIPRLTPWRAA
- a CDS encoding IS5 family transposase, which encodes MRGSDERSGSLFSYVDLEARVRVDHPLRAIRDLANAALGDLSGEFGKLYTDFGRPSIAPEKLLRAMLLQAFYGVRSERHLMERMEFDLLFRWFVGLGVDDAVWDHSTFSKNRDRLLEGEIAAKFLNALLAQPKVKRLLSSDHFSVDGTLIEAWASIKSFRRKDGSDKDQDGPGRNAERSFHKEKRSNETHESTTDPEARLYKKGDGQPAKLCYMGHALMENRNGLAVLGGVSQATGTAEREIALAMIDRRGCAKRVTLGADKAYDVTQFVHDLRDRSVTPHIAINGHLSKTGKRRKTAVDARTTRHDGYDISQRCRKRIEEVFGWIKSSAGLAKVKLRGRDRVDAVFVLALAAYNLIRLPKLLAAPA